CCCCCTGATGGCCATCGACATGAAGGCCGCCATCGTCGCCACGATCTACACGACCATCCCGGCGCTCGTCGTCGGCGTGACGCTCCACTACGCGTGGCCGTACAGCCAGTTCGGCTTCGGGGTGCTCTAGATGTACGACCGAATCCTCGTCGCGACCGACGGCAGCGAACCCGCACAGGCCGCCGTGCGACACGCGGTCGGCCTCGCCGCCGCGACCGACGCGACCCTGGCCGCGCTGTACGTCGTTGACACGGAGACGAGCTGGCTCACCGTCTCGAAGGCCGACGTGAAGCAGACGCTCCGCAGGGTCGGCGAGCGCGCCGGCGAGAACGTGCTCGCGGACGTGGCGGCGCGGGCGAGCGACGGACGCGTGCCCGTCGAGACGGCGCTCCGGGAGGGCGTGCCGGACGAGGAGATCCTCGTGTGCGCCGACGAGATCGGCGCCGACATCGTCGTACTGGGGACGCACGGACGAAATGGCGTCTCCAGACGACTGCTCGGAAGCACGACGGAGCGTGTCGCCCGAGACGCGAACACGCCAGTTCTCACGGTTCACACGGACGACGGCCCCCGAGTAACAACGCAATGCGAGTGAGATACGAATGACTAGTAGATACAACCGGGTTCGTAGCAGCCGAGTTAATAGCCATTCGGCGGCTAGTCTCTCGTAATGACTCCCCCCGACGATGCAGACGACCCGTCCCCCGGCGGGGAAGCGAACCACGGTACGCCGGCCGACGACGCCGGGGTGACGCTCGAACTCGCGGTGCCGAGCATGGACTGCGCGTCCTGCGCGGGAAAAGTCGAGAGCGGCCTCCGCAGCGTCCCCGGCCTCCGCTCGTACGAGACACAGCCGACCACTGGCCGGGTCGTCGCGACGTTCGACCCCGACGACGCCGACGAGAGCGAGGTCATCGCGGCCGTCGAGGGCGCCGGCTACGAAGTCGTCCGCGTGGACGGCGGCCGCGCGGACGCGGACGCCCACAGCGCGGACGAACGCGGGCACGACCGCGGCAGCGAGGAGCGGGCGGGCGTGTGGCGGAGTTCCCGCGCGAAGAAGACCGCCGTGAGCGGCGTCCTCCTCGCAATCGGCCTCGTGTTCGAGTTCCTCGTCGCGACGAACCCGCAGGTCGCGGCGGTGCTCGGCGAACCCGTCCACCTCGCGGACGCCCTCTTCCTGTTCGCGGTCGCTATCGGCGGTCAGGACATCCTGCGCAACGGCTACTACTCCGCGCGGAACTACAGCCTCGACATCGACTTCCTGATGACGCTCGCCATCGCGGGCGCGCTCGCCGCGAGCGTCGGGTTCGGCGAGTCGCTGTACTTCGAGGCGGCGACGCTCGCGGTGCTGTTCAGCGTCGCGGAACTCCTCGAACGCGCGTCGATAGACCGCGCGCGGAACAGCCTCCAGGAACTGATGGAGCTCTCGCCGGACGAGGCGACCGTGAAGCGCGGCGACACCACCGAAGCCGTCCCCGTCGAAGCCGTCGACGTCGGCGACGTGGTCGTGGTGCGCCCGGGCGAGAAGATACCGATGGACGGCACGGTCGTCGCGGGCGGGAGCGCCGTGAACCAGGCCCCCATCACGGGCGAGAGCGTGCCCGTGGACAAGACCGAGGGGGACGGGGTCTACGCCGGCACCATCAACGAGGAGGGCTACCTCGAAATCGAAGTCACGTCCGCGGCCGGCGAGGACACGCTCTCCCGGGTCGTCGACCTCATCGAGGACGCCCAGTCCGAGCAGACCGACCGCGAGCAGTTCGTCGAGCGGTTCGCCGCGTACTACACGCCCGCAGTCGTCGCGTTCGCCGTGCTCGTCGTGCTCGGGAGTCCGTTCGCCCTCGGGATCTCGTGGACGGACGCGTTCGTGAACGGCCTCACCCTCCTCGTGCTCGCCTGCCCCTGCGCGTTCGTTATCTCTACGCCCGTCTCGGTGGTGTCGGGGTTGACGAGCGCGGCGAAGAACGGCGTGCTCGTGAAGGGCGGCCCGCACCTCGAAGCCGTCGCGGACGTGGACGCCGTCGCGTTCGACAAGACCGGCACGCTCACGGAGGGCGAACTCACCGTCACCGACGTAGTCCCCCTGAACGGGAACACCGAGGCGGACGTGCTCCGGTGCGCGCGCGGCCTCGAACGCCGCAGCGAACACCCGATCGGGGACGCCATCGTCGAGCGCGCCGACGCGGAGTCCGTCCCGCGGAACGACGTGTCCGACTTCCAGAACATCACGGGGAAGGGCGTGCGCGCCGACCTCGACGGCACCAGACACTACGCGGGGAAACCCGGCCTGTTCGAGGAGCTCGGGTTCGACCTCGCGCACGTCCACGCGACCACCGACGGCGGCGTCGTCACGCGAACCACCCAGCAGCTCTGCGAGCGCCACAACTGCCTCGACCTCCTCTCCGACACCGTCCCCGCCCTCCAGTCCGAGGGGAAGACCGTCGTCCTCGTCGGTACGGCGGACGAACTGGAAGGCGTCGTGGCGGTCGCGGACGAGGTGCGCCCGGAGGCCGCGCGCGCCGTCGAACGCCTGCACGCGCAGGGCGTCGAACACACCGTGATGCTCACCGGGGACAACGAGCGCACCGCGCGCGCCATCGCCGCCCAAGTGGGTATCGACGACGTGCGCGCCGAACGCCTCCCCGAAGAGAAGGTCGCGGCGGTCGAGGATCTCGTCGCGGAGTACGAGACCGTCGCGATGGTGGGGGACGGCATCAACGACGCGCCCGCGATGGCGACCGCGACCGTCGGCGTCGCAATGGGCGCGGCCGGCACCGACACCGCGCTCGAGACCGCTGACATCGCCCTGATGGGCGACGACCTCTCCAGACTCCCGTACATCCACATGCTCGCGGGCCGCGCGAACGCCGTCATCCGGCAGAACGTCGGCGCGAGCCTCGCTGTCAAGGCCGGCCTCGCGCTCGCCGTTCCCTTCGGCTATGTTCCCATCTGGCTCGCCGTCCTCGCCGGCGACGCCGGCATGACCGTCGGCGTCACCGCGAACGCGATGCGGCTCTCCGGAATCACTGCAGCAGACGCGGAGGAGCGAGCGCCCACGCCATCCCGATAGACTTTAGGCCGGCCTAAACATCGTTAGGGGTAGGAATGAGCGACCGCCCGGACATCTGCGTCATCGTCCCGACGATACGCGAGTACGACTGCGTGCGGAGTTACGTCGAGAACGCCCGCCGCCACGGCTTCGACACCGACCGCCTGTTCTTCGTCCTCGTCACCGAGGACTTCTGCGACACCGCCGCGATGGAGGGAATGCTCGACGACCTCGCGGTCTCGGGCGCGGTGTTCGACGGAACCGCCCGCGAGGCGTGGTTCGACGACCGCGGCCTCTCCGAGTACGCCGACCTGATCCCCGCGGCCAGCCACGCACAGACGTCGTTCGGCCTGCTCTACCTCTGGGACGACCCCGGGTTCGAGTACGGCGTGTTCATCGACGACGACACGCTCCCGCACGAGGACGTGAACTTCTTCGGTACGCACATGGACAACCTCCACTACGAGGGCGACCTGCGGTCGGTTCGCTCCGACGAACAGTGGGTGAACGTCCTCCACGAGGGCGACAACGACCTCTACCCGCGCGGCTACCCGTACGCGGCGATGGACGAATCCGTGAGCGCGGAGACCGAGCGCGTCGACTCCGTGGTCGCCTCGCAGGGCCTCTGGACGAACGTTCCCGACCTCGACGCCGTGCGAATCCTGATGGACGGCGACCTCCAGGGGCAGGCGCAGACGCGGACCACCCGCGAGGACTTCGGAGACGACTTCGTCGCCGCGTCCGGCCAGTACCTGACGGTGTGTTCGATGAACCTCGCGTTCCGTCGGGAGGTCGTGCCCGCGTTCTACCAGTTGCCGATGGACGACAACGACTGGGAGGTCGGGCGGTTCGACGACATCTGGTCGGGCGTGTTCCTGAAGCGCGCGTGCGACGTCCTCGGGACGCAGATCTACAACGGCGACCCGCTGTGCGAGCACAACAAGGCGCCGCGGTCGACGTTCGACGACCTCCAGAACGAGGTCGCCGGCCTCGAACTGAACGAACACGTCTGGGAGGTCGCGGACGGGGTTGGCGAAGACGCCGAGTCCTACGCGGGCGTGTTCCGCGCGATCGCGGACGAGCTCGCGGCGGGCGACTGGAGCGAGTGGAACAACGGCGCGTTCCTGAACGAGTGCGGGGAGGCGATGCGGTCGTGGCTCGACTGCCTGAACGCCATCGAGGAGCGGGCGCGTGACTCCCCGACGCCGGCCGCGCTCGACTGACGAAACCGCAAACACTTAGTCTATTTAGGTCTGCCTAAACCATATGCGTGATTCACCACGAACCCGGCGACGGTTCCTCCAGGCGACGGCCGCAGGGTCGCTCGCCGGCCTCGCCGGCTGTCAAGGCCTCCTCGGCGGTAGCTCGGACGACGAACGCGTAACGATTCCCGAACTCGCCACGTTCCGCGGGTCCGGTGCGATCGTCGAAGGCCGACCCGCACCCGGCGGCACGTCCATCGAGGAACTCCCCGACCTCTCCGGAGAACTCAGCCTCTACATCGGCGGCGGCGAAGGCGGAATCTACTACCGCTTCGTCAAGATGCTCCAGGAGATATACCCCGACTTCACCGTCTACCAGAGCAGCGCCGCCTCCGCCTCGCTCGCGCAGAACATCGTCAAGGAAGTGCAGGCCGGTGCCGCCCAGGCGGACGTCTTCTGGTCGATCGACGCCAGCTCCCTCGGGTACGTCGCCGACAACGACGCCTACGAACCACTCCCGAAGGACGTCGTCGAACCGGTCCCGGAGGACTTTCAGGGCGACGACAACGCGTGGGTCGGCGTCGCCGGACGCGCACGCAGCGTCCCCTACAACACGAACCAGCTCTCCGAGAGCGACATCCCCGACGCCGTGCAGGACTTCCCGTCCGCCGCCTCCTTCCCGAACACGGTCGGCTGGGCGCCAACGTACGGCGCGTTCAAGTCGTTCATCACCGCGATGCGGTTGCTCCGCGGCCCCGACGCCACCCGCGAGTGGCTCGTCGCGATGCGGGAGAACGGCGCGAAGCGCTTCCCCGACGAGTTCGTCGTCTCCCAGCGCGTCGCGGACGGAGTGATCCCGGCTGGATTCGCGAACCACTACTACGCGATGCGAGTGAAGAACCAGCGCCCCGACGCCCCGCTCGCCCTCGCGTTCACGAGCGACGACGCCGGCGCCCTCGTCAACGTCGCGGGCGCGCTCCGCATCAAGGGAACCGAGAAAGACCAGCTCGTGAACAACTTCATCAAGCACCTGCTCTCCGCGGAAGCCCAGGAGTTCTTCGCCACCGTCAGCTTCGCGTACCCGATGATCGAGGGCGTCACGCCCGTCGGCGGCCTCCCGACCATCGACGAACTGAACCCGCCGGATATCGACCTCTCGAAGCTCTCGAACCTCGAGAAGACGCTCGAAATCATGCGGAACGCCGGCGTTCTGGGATGACGGTTACGGAGCGCGTCGCACGGGCGGTCGACCTCGCCACGAACGACGAGGCGGGAGCCGTCGGAACCGGCCTGACGTTCCTCGCCGCCGCCGTCGCGGCAGTGCTCGTCATCCCGCTCGGCTGGCTGTTCGTCGACGTGCTCGGTCTCGGCGGTCGCGCCATCGACCTCGCCACGTCCGCGACGACGCTCGCGGTGCTCGCGCGCAGCGTCGCGCTCGTCGCCGTCGTCACCGCCGGAAGCGTCCTCGTCGGCGTTCCACTGGCGGTGTTGACCGTGCAGGCCGACATCCCGTTCAAGCGCTTCTGGACGGTACTGGCCGCGCTCCCGCTCGCCGTCCCGAGCTACCTCGGCGCGTTCGCCGTCGTCTCCGCCACCGGACGCGGCGGCGTGCTCGCGAACGCGCTCCAGCCGCTCGGCGTCGAGACGATACCCACGGTAGACGGATTCACCGGGGCGGCGCTCGTCCTCACCGTCTACACGTACCCGTACGTCTTCCTGACGACCCGCGCGTCCCTCCTCTCGCTCGACGCGTCCCTCGTCGAGGCCGCGCGAACGCTGAACTCGGGCCGCTGGGAGGCATTCCGCCGCGTCACCCTCCCGCAGATACTGCCGGGCGTCGCCGCGGGCGCGCTCCTCGTCGCGCTCTACACGCTCTCCGATTTCGGCACGCCGAACATCATGCGCGTCCAGGTGTTCACGCAGTTCATCTACGCGCGCTACACCGGATTCATGCAGGACTACGCGGCCCTCCTCTCCCTCCAACTGCTCGCGGTCACCGCGGTCATCCTCGCCGTCGAATCCCGGATCGGCGCGGACGACTCCGGCGCGTACGCGAGCGGCGGGAACCGCGGCGCGCTCTCCATCCGCCTCGGCTGGCTGCGCTACCCGCTCCTCGTCCTGCCGCTCCTCGTCGGCGCGACCGCGATTCTCCTCCCCATCGTCGTGTTCGGGCTCTGGCTCACGAACGGCGGCCCCGGGTACGCGGGCGGGTCGATGGCGTTCTCGTGGACGTACGGCTGGAACTCGCTCTACGTCGCACTCCTCGCGGCCGTCGCGTCCGTACTCGTCGCGCTCCCCATCGCACTGCGGTCGGCCGCGTCCGACTCACGGCTGGCCGCGCTCGCCGACCGCGCGCCGTACGCGGGATACGCCGCTCCCGGCATCGTGCTCGCCATCGCGCTCGTGAGCTTCAGCCTCAACGTCGTTCCGGCGTTCTACAAGACCATCCCCCTGCTCGTGTTCGCGTACGTCGTCCGATTCGTCCCGCAGGCGATCGGATCGATGCGGACCTCGACGCTCCAAGTCGACCAGACGCTCGTCGAGGCCGCACGCACGCTCGGCCGATCCCGGTTCGGCGCGTTCCGCTCCGTCACGCTCCCGCTCATCGCGCCCGGCATCGTCACCGGCGCGGCGCTCGTGTTCCTCACGACGATGAAGGAACTCCCCGCCACGCTCATCCTTCGTCCGTTAGGCTTTGATACGCTCGTCACGTACATCTGGCGAGTACAGGAAGCGGGGTTGTACGGGCGAGCAGCGCTCCCGGCGCTCGTTCTCGTCGTCGTATCCGGCCTCTCGATGGCCGTCATCCTCGCACAGGAAGACGCGGACGACAGTGACACGAATGAGTGAGACACTCCACGTACGACCCGACACAGACGAGCACGACCGACCAGCCGTCCTCGAACTCGACGGGGTGACGCGGTCGTTCGGCCCCGAAACCGCCGTCGATTCGCTCTCGTTCGACGTGCGCGACGGCGAACTCCTGACGCTGCTCGGACCGTCCGGCTGCGGGAAGTCCACCACGCTCCGCCTGATAGCGGGCCTCGAACGCCCCGACGGCGGCTGTGTCCGCGTCCGCGGTGACGTCGTCGCGGACGGCGAGACGTTCGTCCGCCCGGAGAACCGCGACATCGGCCTGCTGTTCCAGGACTTCGCGCTGTTCCCGCATCTGTCCGTCGGCGAGAACGTCGCGTACGGTATCGCAGACCGGCCCGACGAGGCGGTCGAGCGCCGCGTGAACGACCTCCTCGACCTCGTCGGCCTGGCGGACTACGCGGACGCCGCGCCGGACACGCTCTCGGGCGGCCAGCAACAGCGCGTGGCGCTCGCGCGGTCGCTCGCACCCGAACCGGACGTCATCCTGCTCGACGAACCGTTCTCGAACCTCGACGTGTCCCTGCGACGGGAGATGCGCGAGGAGGTGCGTCGAATCCTCAAGGAGACGGGCGTCACGGCGATTTCGGTGACCCACGACCAGGAGGAGGCGCTGTCCATCAGCGACCGAGTCGCCGTGATGAACGACGGCCACCTCGAACAGATCGGGCGGCCGGAGACCGTGTTCGAACAGCCGACGTCCCGGTTCGTCGCGGAGTTCATCGGGGAGGCCGGGTTCGTCTCCGGCCGGTTCGCCGACGGAACGGTGGAGACCCCGGTGGGGGACGTGCCCGGAGACGCTATCGCGGGCCTCGACGCGGAGTACGAGGGCGCGGAGGTCGACGTGCTCGTCCGCCCCGACGACTTGCGGGCGGTCCCCACCGACGGCGGGAACGGCCGCGTCGTCCACCGCCAGTACACGGGACCGGCGTTCGTCTACCGCGTGCAGCTCGACTCCGGCGGGCTCGTCTACTGCGAGCACAACCACGCCGACCAGCTCTCGCTCGACGAGCGCGTTCGCGTCGACCTCGACATCGACCACCGGCTCGCGTGGTTCCCGACCGAGGAATGACCCGGCGCTGGCACTGGGGCGTGCTCGCGCTCGCCGGTGTCGCGGCGACGCTCGCGTGGGTGGTGTCGACCACGGTGTTCCCCTATCACTCCCTGAACCACGACGAGGGCGTCTACCTCCAGCAGGCCGCGATGCTGCTCGACGGCCAGGTGTTCCTCCGGCCGCCGCTGGAGGACGCGCTCCGGCCGTGGTTCTTCGTGGAGGCGGGCGACCGACTGTACGCGAAGTACGCGCCGGTTCCGGCGCTCTTCTTCGCGCTCGGAGAGCTGTTCGGGGCGTACCGGCTCGCACTACCGGGTATCGCCGCCGGCGTCGTCGCGCTCACCGCGCTCGTCGCCCGGGAGGTGTTCGGCTCCCGGGTCGGCCTGCTCGCGGGCGCGTTCGTGCTCGCGTCTCCGTTATTCATCATTGAGTCGGGCGTGTTCCTGCCGTACGCGCCGACGACGCTGCTGAACCTCGCGTTCGCGTACGCCTACCTGCGGGCCGACCGCACCGGGAGTCGACGGTGGGCGGCCGTCGCCGGCGGCGCGGTCGGACTAGCGTTCTTCTCCCGGCCGTACACCGCCGTCCTGTTCGCGACGCCGTTCATCGCGCACGCGCTCTGGACGCTCCGCGCGGACTGGCGGGCGGCGCTCCCACGGCAGGCGGTAACCGCGGCGCTCGGCCTGCTCGGGGTCGGCGTCGCGCTCGGCTATAACGCGCTGGTGACCGGGAGCGCGTTCGTCTTCCCGTATCAGGCGTTCGCGCCGCTGGACGGACTCGGGTTCGGGCAGCGTCGCCTGCTCGGTCACGAAATCGTGTACACGCCCGAACTCGCGCTCCGCGTGAACCGTGTCGTCCTCGACCTGTTCTTCACCGAGTGGGTAGCGGGCGGCGTGTTCGGTAGCCTGCTCGCCGCCGCCGGCGTGGTGTGGGCGGCCCGCCGCGAGTGGTCGGCGCGCGCCGCGGCGGTGGCCGGCGTGTTCGTCACGGTCTCCGCGGGGAACGTCTACTTCTGGGGGACGTTCAACATCCTCGGAGACGTCTCCGCGCCGGGCGACGGACTGGTGTCCGTGCTCGGCCCGTACTACCACTTCGACCTCCTGGTTCCGACGGCCGTGTTCGCGGCGCTCGCAGCCGTCCGCGGCGTCACGGTGCTCCGCGGGGTGGCGCGCGAGCGGTTCGATCCGCGAGTCGCACGCGCCGCGGTCGCGCTCGTCGTCGTGGTGAGTCTGGGGGGCGGTGCGGTCGTGACCGCGGGGAACGCGGCGGATCCCGTGGAGACGAGTCTCGACGTGACGGAGACGTACGAGACGGCGTACGCGCCGTTCGAGGACGGTGCTCCCGCGGACTCGGTGGTGTTGGTTCCCGACCCGTACGGCGACTGGCTGAACCATCCGTTCCAGGTGCTGCGGAACGACCCCGGGTTCGACGGGCGCGCGGTGTACGCCATCCACGACCGGCCGTTCGCGGTGGCGGACGCGTTCCCGAACCGATCCCTCTACCGGTACGTCTATCGCGGGGCGTGGAATCCGGCCGCGGGGTCGCCGTCGGCCGCTCGGTTGCAGCGAGTGCGGGACGTGTCCGGGGCGGCGGTGACGATGGAGGCACGAATGGGCGTCCCGGCGGCAGCGACGGCGACCACGATTCGCGTCGCGACCGGCGGCGAGAGCGCGTACTACACGGCCGAACCCACGAACGGAGCGGTCGACCTGACCGTGTCCGTGCGTGACGGCCGGGTGTCGGTCATGGGTGACGTGTCCGTCGTGGGAACCGAGTCGCTGACCGTGACTGGCCGGGAGACGGTGCGGGTGTCGGCGTTCGTGCAGTACGGCGGCGGGGACGGGTTCACGTACCGTCTGTCCCTGCCGGTGGACGCGACCGGGAGCGGCGTTCGAGCGCTGTCACCGCGGGTGGAGCGGTGCGCGAACGCGCGGGCGTGTGGTGGTGCGGCGGCGTACGTGCCGTCGTCGACGCGGCCGAGCGTGTTCGTGACCGTGTCGATGACCGCCGAACGCAACCACTAAGTTTAGGCCTGCCTAAACACGGATGGATGAAGCTGAGTCGACGCGACGCCCTCGCCGCGCTCGCCGCGACCGGTACGGCGGTCGGCGGTGCGGTCGTGCTCACCGGCGACGACGAGTCGGACGACCGCCCGCTCGACGCCGACAGCAGAGAGACGATGATCGCCGCCGCTCACACCCTCTACCCGACAGCGGTCGAGAACGTCGCGTCCTTCGTCGAAACCTTCCTCGACGGCCGCGTCCACGACCACCCCGACCACGCCGCGGGTATCGCGGCGGCGACGGACTACCTCGACGACTACGCCCGCGCCTGGCACGACGAGGACTTCGCCGGCCTCCACCGACTGACGCGCTCGGACGCGCTCCACGCGATGAACGCCGACACCGCCGACCCCGACCCCGCGGGGAGCGACGTGGAACGCGTCCGGTACTACGTCGTGAACGACCTCCTGTACGCGCTCTACGCGTCGCCCACCGGCGGGAAGCTCGTCGGCATCGAGAACCCGATCGGCCACCCCGGAGGAACGGGGAGCTACCAGCAACCGCCATGAGTGGAGACCGAACGCCGTCCGATTCGGCGGACGTCTGCATTGTCGGCGCGGGACCGGCGGGTGCGCTCGTCGCGGACACGCTCGCGGCGCGCGGCCACGACGTCGTCGTGCTCGAAGCAGGCGAGCGATTCGACGAGGACAGCCGACGCGACCGCATGGAACGCCATATCCGACCGGGCCACGGCCCGCTCTCCGTCTGGAACATGGGCGGGGAGCGCGACGCCTACACGTCGTCGGGCGACCGCGGCTACCCGCTGAACCGGGCGCGCGTGAAGGGTGTCGGCGGGTCGACGCTCCACTGGCAGGGGATGGTGATGCGGCTGCACGAACTCGACTTCGAGCAGGCGTCCCGGCACGGCGTCGCCGCGGACTGGCCGCTCGACTACGACGACCTCCGGCCGTACTACGCCGCGGCGGAGCGCGCGCTCGGCGTCGCGGGCGCGGACGACAACCCGTTCGCGCCACCGCGAGAGGAACCACATCCGATGCCGGCGTTCGAACCGTCGTACAGCGACTCGCTGTTCGCGGACGCCTGCGAGCGACTCGGAATCGCGATGCACTCGGTTCCGAACGCGCGGAACTCGGAGGCCTACGCGGACGAGCCGCCGTGTATCGGCTACGGGACCTGTAAGCCGGTGTGTCCGTCGGGCGCGAAGTACGACGCGACCCGGCACGTCGCGTCGGCGGAGGCCGACGGGGCCCGCGTCATCGACCGGGCGGCGGTACAGCGCCTCGAACACGACGCGTCCGGCGACCGGGTGACCGCGGCGGTGTACGCGACGCCGGACGGCGAGACGCACCGCCAGCACGCCAGTCAGTTCGTGGTCGCGTGCGGGGGCGTCGAGACGCCGCGACTCCTCTTGCTCTCCGCGTCCGACGCCTATCCGGACGGGCTCGCGAACACGAGCGGCGCGGTGGGCCGGTACTTCATGGACCACGTGTTCGCCGGGACGGGCGGCGTGCTGGACGAGGAGACGCGGCAGAACCACATCGGGTTCCTCACGAGCGAGTCCCACCAGTTCTACGACGACCCTGCACGCGGAACCGAGCGCGGCGTGCCGAGCGCGGACGGCGACGCGAGCGACTACGCGCGGTTGAAACTCGAGTTCCTGAACTACGCGGGGCCGTCGCCGGTGCGGGAGGCGCTCGGGAGCGACGAGTGGGGGGACGCACTGCTCGGGTCGCTCCGGCAGTCGTACGGCAACCACATCGCGATGGGCGGGCTGGTCGAGCAGCGGCCGCGCGCGGAGCACTACGTGGGGTTGGACGCGTCGCAGACGGACGACCACGGAAACCCGGTGCCGGACGTTCACTGGGGTCTCGACGACGTGACGCGGCGGACGCTGGAGCGCGCGAACGAGATTCAGGAGCGCGTACTTGACGAACTG
This is a stretch of genomic DNA from Salarchaeum sp. JOR-1. It encodes these proteins:
- a CDS encoding universal stress protein, which translates into the protein MYDRILVATDGSEPAQAAVRHAVGLAAATDATLAALYVVDTETSWLTVSKADVKQTLRRVGERAGENVLADVAARASDGRVPVETALREGVPDEEILVCADEIGADIVVLGTHGRNGVSRRLLGSTTERVARDANTPVLTVHTDDGPRVTTQCE
- a CDS encoding cation-translocating P-type ATPase, translating into MTPPDDADDPSPGGEANHGTPADDAGVTLELAVPSMDCASCAGKVESGLRSVPGLRSYETQPTTGRVVATFDPDDADESEVIAAVEGAGYEVVRVDGGRADADAHSADERGHDRGSEERAGVWRSSRAKKTAVSGVLLAIGLVFEFLVATNPQVAAVLGEPVHLADALFLFAVAIGGQDILRNGYYSARNYSLDIDFLMTLAIAGALAASVGFGESLYFEAATLAVLFSVAELLERASIDRARNSLQELMELSPDEATVKRGDTTEAVPVEAVDVGDVVVVRPGEKIPMDGTVVAGGSAVNQAPITGESVPVDKTEGDGVYAGTINEEGYLEIEVTSAAGEDTLSRVVDLIEDAQSEQTDREQFVERFAAYYTPAVVAFAVLVVLGSPFALGISWTDAFVNGLTLLVLACPCAFVISTPVSVVSGLTSAAKNGVLVKGGPHLEAVADVDAVAFDKTGTLTEGELTVTDVVPLNGNTEADVLRCARGLERRSEHPIGDAIVERADAESVPRNDVSDFQNITGKGVRADLDGTRHYAGKPGLFEELGFDLAHVHATTDGGVVTRTTQQLCERHNCLDLLSDTVPALQSEGKTVVLVGTADELEGVVAVADEVRPEAARAVERLHAQGVEHTVMLTGDNERTARAIAAQVGIDDVRAERLPEEKVAAVEDLVAEYETVAMVGDGINDAPAMATATVGVAMGAAGTDTALETADIALMGDDLSRLPYIHMLAGRANAVIRQNVGASLAVKAGLALAVPFGYVPIWLAVLAGDAGMTVGVTANAMRLSGITAADAEERAPTPSR
- a CDS encoding alpha-1 4-glucan-protein synthase gives rise to the protein MSDRPDICVIVPTIREYDCVRSYVENARRHGFDTDRLFFVLVTEDFCDTAAMEGMLDDLAVSGAVFDGTAREAWFDDRGLSEYADLIPAASHAQTSFGLLYLWDDPGFEYGVFIDDDTLPHEDVNFFGTHMDNLHYEGDLRSVRSDEQWVNVLHEGDNDLYPRGYPYAAMDESVSAETERVDSVVASQGLWTNVPDLDAVRILMDGDLQGQAQTRTTREDFGDDFVAASGQYLTVCSMNLAFRREVVPAFYQLPMDDNDWEVGRFDDIWSGVFLKRACDVLGTQIYNGDPLCEHNKAPRSTFDDLQNEVAGLELNEHVWEVADGVGEDAESYAGVFRAIADELAAGDWSEWNNGAFLNECGEAMRSWLDCLNAIEERARDSPTPAALD
- a CDS encoding extracellular solute-binding protein, producing the protein MRDSPRTRRRFLQATAAGSLAGLAGCQGLLGGSSDDERVTIPELATFRGSGAIVEGRPAPGGTSIEELPDLSGELSLYIGGGEGGIYYRFVKMLQEIYPDFTVYQSSAASASLAQNIVKEVQAGAAQADVFWSIDASSLGYVADNDAYEPLPKDVVEPVPEDFQGDDNAWVGVAGRARSVPYNTNQLSESDIPDAVQDFPSAASFPNTVGWAPTYGAFKSFITAMRLLRGPDATREWLVAMRENGAKRFPDEFVVSQRVADGVIPAGFANHYYAMRVKNQRPDAPLALAFTSDDAGALVNVAGALRIKGTEKDQLVNNFIKHLLSAEAQEFFATVSFAYPMIEGVTPVGGLPTIDELNPPDIDLSKLSNLEKTLEIMRNAGVLG
- a CDS encoding iron ABC transporter permease, translating into MTVTERVARAVDLATNDEAGAVGTGLTFLAAAVAAVLVIPLGWLFVDVLGLGGRAIDLATSATTLAVLARSVALVAVVTAGSVLVGVPLAVLTVQADIPFKRFWTVLAALPLAVPSYLGAFAVVSATGRGGVLANALQPLGVETIPTVDGFTGAALVLTVYTYPYVFLTTRASLLSLDASLVEAARTLNSGRWEAFRRVTLPQILPGVAAGALLVALYTLSDFGTPNIMRVQVFTQFIYARYTGFMQDYAALLSLQLLAVTAVILAVESRIGADDSGAYASGGNRGALSIRLGWLRYPLLVLPLLVGATAILLPIVVFGLWLTNGGPGYAGGSMAFSWTYGWNSLYVALLAAVASVLVALPIALRSAASDSRLAALADRAPYAGYAAPGIVLAIALVSFSLNVVPAFYKTIPLLVFAYVVRFVPQAIGSMRTSTLQVDQTLVEAARTLGRSRFGAFRSVTLPLIAPGIVTGAALVFLTTMKELPATLILRPLGFDTLVTYIWRVQEAGLYGRAALPALVLVVVSGLSMAVILAQEDADDSDTNE
- a CDS encoding ABC transporter ATP-binding protein, giving the protein MSETLHVRPDTDEHDRPAVLELDGVTRSFGPETAVDSLSFDVRDGELLTLLGPSGCGKSTTLRLIAGLERPDGGCVRVRGDVVADGETFVRPENRDIGLLFQDFALFPHLSVGENVAYGIADRPDEAVERRVNDLLDLVGLADYADAAPDTLSGGQQQRVALARSLAPEPDVILLDEPFSNLDVSLRREMREEVRRILKETGVTAISVTHDQEEALSISDRVAVMNDGHLEQIGRPETVFEQPTSRFVAEFIGEAGFVSGRFADGTVETPVGDVPGDAIAGLDAEYEGAEVDVLVRPDDLRAVPTDGGNGRVVHRQYTGPAFVYRVQLDSGGLVYCEHNHADQLSLDERVRVDLDIDHRLAWFPTEE
- a CDS encoding glycosyltransferase family 39 protein; translated protein: MTRRWHWGVLALAGVAATLAWVVSTTVFPYHSLNHDEGVYLQQAAMLLDGQVFLRPPLEDALRPWFFVEAGDRLYAKYAPVPALFFALGELFGAYRLALPGIAAGVVALTALVAREVFGSRVGLLAGAFVLASPLFIIESGVFLPYAPTTLLNLAFAYAYLRADRTGSRRWAAVAGGAVGLAFFSRPYTAVLFATPFIAHALWTLRADWRAALPRQAVTAALGLLGVGVALGYNALVTGSAFVFPYQAFAPLDGLGFGQRRLLGHEIVYTPELALRVNRVVLDLFFTEWVAGGVFGSLLAAAGVVWAARREWSARAAAVAGVFVTVSAGNVYFWGTFNILGDVSAPGDGLVSVLGPYYHFDLLVPTAVFAALAAVRGVTVLRGVARERFDPRVARAAVALVVVVSLGGGAVVTAGNAADPVETSLDVTETYETAYAPFEDGAPADSVVLVPDPYGDWLNHPFQVLRNDPGFDGRAVYAIHDRPFAVADAFPNRSLYRYVYRGAWNPAAGSPSAARLQRVRDVSGAAVTMEARMGVPAAATATTIRVATGGESAYYTAEPTNGAVDLTVSVRDGRVSVMGDVSVVGTESLTVTGRETVRVSAFVQYGGGDGFTYRLSLPVDATGSGVRALSPRVERCANARACGGAAAYVPSSTRPSVFVTVSMTAERNH